CTTTACAAGGTCAATCACGCTCTTTTGTGGACGGTCGAGTATGGTCAACTGAACGTGTGGGAATCGAGTGACATAGTCTTTCAGCACGAATGGAAACACGTGGTAAAGAGTCGTGAAGGGTGCTGCTATTTTTAAGTGGCCTTTCTGGAGCCCCTTCAACTCATTTAGTGACTCCAAGAAAAGTTCATGTTTTTCGAGGACCGCCGCGGAGAATTGAAGGAACTCTTCGCCGGCCGCGGTGAGACACAGTTTCCGCTTACCTATTCTTTCGAAGAGCAGACAATCCAGCTCTTTTTCCAAGCTCTTGATTTGCTGACTCAGCGCGGACTGGGTTCTAAAGGTAGCTTCCGCGGCTCTGGTAAAGTTGCCCAACCGGGCTACGTGATAAAATCCGATAATTTGTTGCCATTCCATAACTAATAAGCCATTCTAATTTATATTATAAGAATTATTAGATTGACTTATGACAGTAACACACCTATGAGCAACTGCAAAGCTTGGGAAAAATCTTTTCTCACGGAGGGTGCGCCATGAAGGACTCATTACGGCCGGGATTAGCCTTTCGGTTCGGGTTCAAGATTCCGGCGAACATGACAGTGCCTCGCCTCCTCTCTGAATCGCCGGAATTTCAGTTGATGCCGGAGGTGTTGGCGACGGGCTTTATGGTCGGACTAATCGAGTGGGCTTGCATTCGAGCGGTTAACCCTCATATCGAGTGGCCGAAAGAACAGACTGTGGGCATTGGTGTTAACCTGACTCATTCCGCAGCTACTCCCCCAGGGCTGATCGTTACGATAGAGGGAACACTGGAACGAGTGGAGGGACGCAAGTTGATCTTTCATATTGAGGTCGATGACGGAGTTGACAGGATTTCTGAGGGAATCCACGAACGATTCGTGATCGACGCTGAAAAGTTCAACTCTAAAGTAGCTCAGAAACTCGCTGCCGTCTCAAGACAAGATGCTCACACCGGTTAGGTTTATGACGTGGTTTTCTTGATTTCGGCCTTTATCAAATTTATTTCCTTGGTTACCGGGATTTCTTTGGGGCAGACCCTCGTGCATTCATAGTGGTTGAGGCATGCCCAGACGCCGTCAGGGTAATCCATTTGCTTGAGCCTTTCCGCCTTCTCCTTGTCCCTGGAGTCGAAGATTCTCCGAAAAGCCTGGACAATAGCAGCCGGCCCCAGGTACTTCTCATTTTCGTTCGAGATAGGACAGGCTCCGACACAGCACGCACACAAGATGCACCGGATGGACTCGCCCATCTTCTTTGCGTCCTCAGGTGACTGGATACGCTCTTTCTCCGGTGGGGCCGAGGCGATCAAGTAGGGACGAATCCAGTCCACTCTCTCAAAAAAAATGTCCAAGTCCACAATCAGGTCTTTGAGGACCTTGAAAGTCGGTAGAGGCTCAATGACCACCTCTTCTCCGTGGTAGTCTTTAACTAATTTTTGGCAAGCTAAAGCGCAGCGGCCGTTGATCTTTACGGCATCCGAGCCGCAAACCCCGTGCGCACAGGACATGCGGTAGCTGAGGGTTCCATCCTGCTCCCATTTGACACGGTTCAGGCAATCGAGAATCCGTTCCCAGGGCTCGGCTTTGACGGTGTAATTACTATAATAAGTCTTCTTGTCCGCCTCGGGGTCAAACCGGAAGACCTTCAGCTTCATTTCCATCAGTACGTCCTCGCCTTGGGTTGGAAACGGGTTATGGTGACTGGTTTGTGAAAGATCTTCGGTTCTGCCTCGGTTTTTTGAATCAAAGTGTGTTTCAGCCAGTTGTTATCGTCTCTTTCGGGATAATCTTCACGAAAATGCGCACCGCGGCTCTCTTTCCTGGCCATCGCGGAGACGAGTATGGCTTCGGCCAGACCCAACAGTGATTCGAGTTCCAGGGCCTCCAGGATGTCCGTATTGAAACGTGAGCCTAGATTATCTATTGATACCTCCTGATATCGTTCTTGCAGTTCTCGCAATTCCGAGAGAGCGGCTTTCAGGTCCTTTTCCTTCCGAAACACGGAGCACTTATCCGTCATGATCTGCTGCGCGGCTGCTCTAATGTCGCCGGTTCTTTCGCCTTTCTTGCGGTCCTTGATTCGAGCAATTGCGTCAAACACTCGATCTTCGGCTTGTGAAGCAGCTCCGGACCAAGCGATGTCGCCCAGGTCTTCATTAATTTTCTTGCCGGCCCTTCTGCCGAAGACCACCAGATCCACCAGTGAATTGCAGCCCAGCCGATTTGCCCCATGGACAGATATGCAAGCGCATTCGCCTGCTGCATAAAGACCTGTAACCGGTTGGCCGTGTTCGTTCAGAACCTGGGCGTCGGAGTTGGTTGGAATGCCACCCATCATGTAATGGCAGGTTGGATTGACCGGGATAGGCTCGGTGGACACATCGATGCCGAGATAAATCTTGGCAAAGGACGAAATGTCGGACAGCTTTTCGGCCAATCGATCCTTGCCGATGTGAGTAAGATCGAGATGCACAAAATCGCGACGGTCGATCCCGCGGCCCTCGCGAATCTCCGTCATCATAGCTCTCGATACCATATCCCGCGGGGCAAGGTCCTTGATGGTGGGCGCGACTTCTTCCATGAACCGCCGGCCCTCAGCGTTCCGGAGGATGCCGCCCTCCCCTCTCGCCGCCTCGGTGATAAGCACACCAAGACCGTAGATGCCCGTGGGGTGAAACTGAACGAACTCCATATCCTCCAGAGGAATCCCGGCCCGATAAGCATAATAAACACCGTCGCCGGTGTTGGCGAAACAGTTGGAGGTAGTTTTGTAGACCTTTCCGAACCCGCCCGTAGCCAGCAAGACGCATTTTGCCTTTATAGTGCGTACCTGCCCGCTGGAAAGTTCGTACACGACGATCCCGGCTACCTGATTGGCCTCCATCACGAGGTCAAGCAACTGGAACTCCGAATATACCTTTATCCCCCTTCGGACGGCCTCACCGAAAAGCGTATCGAGTATAACCCGACCGGTTCTGTCCGCGGCGTGGCAGGCCCGTTTTATAGCCGCTTCCCCGAAGTTCTTTGTATGGCCGCCAAAAGCCCTTTGAGCTATCTTGCCCTCGGGAGTCCGATTAAAAGGGACACCCATGTGTTCCAGTTCGTACACAGCCCGTATGGCGTCTTTGGCCAAAATCTCGACCGCGTCCTGATCGGCAAGATAGTCGCTCCCTTTGACCGTGTCGTACATGTGCCATTCCCACGAATCAGGTTCCTCATTTCCCAGAGCTGCCCCGATGCCTCCCTGGGCCGCCCCTGAATGGGACCTGGTGGGAAAGACCTTGCTAATGAGTCCCACATCG
The sequence above is drawn from the Desulfomonile tiedjei genome and encodes:
- a CDS encoding succinate dehydrogenase flavoprotein subunit, coding for MELKHDVVIVGAGLAGLRAALEVGDAADVGLISKVFPTRSHSGAAQGGIGAALGNEEPDSWEWHMYDTVKGSDYLADQDAVEILAKDAIRAVYELEHMGVPFNRTPEGKIAQRAFGGHTKNFGEAAIKRACHAADRTGRVILDTLFGEAVRRGIKVYSEFQLLDLVMEANQVAGIVVYELSSGQVRTIKAKCVLLATGGFGKVYKTTSNCFANTGDGVYYAYRAGIPLEDMEFVQFHPTGIYGLGVLITEAARGEGGILRNAEGRRFMEEVAPTIKDLAPRDMVSRAMMTEIREGRGIDRRDFVHLDLTHIGKDRLAEKLSDISSFAKIYLGIDVSTEPIPVNPTCHYMMGGIPTNSDAQVLNEHGQPVTGLYAAGECACISVHGANRLGCNSLVDLVVFGRRAGKKINEDLGDIAWSGAASQAEDRVFDAIARIKDRKKGERTGDIRAAAQQIMTDKCSVFRKEKDLKAALSELRELQERYQEVSIDNLGSRFNTDILEALELESLLGLAEAILVSAMARKESRGAHFREDYPERDDNNWLKHTLIQKTEAEPKIFHKPVTITRFQPKARTY
- a CDS encoding thioesterase family protein, with protein sequence MKDSLRPGLAFRFGFKIPANMTVPRLLSESPEFQLMPEVLATGFMVGLIEWACIRAVNPHIEWPKEQTVGIGVNLTHSAATPPGLIVTIEGTLERVEGRKLIFHIEVDDGVDRISEGIHERFVIDAEKFNSKVAQKLAAVSRQDAHTG
- a CDS encoding succinate dehydrogenase iron-sulfur subunit is translated as MEMKLKVFRFDPEADKKTYYSNYTVKAEPWERILDCLNRVKWEQDGTLSYRMSCAHGVCGSDAVKINGRCALACQKLVKDYHGEEVVIEPLPTFKVLKDLIVDLDIFFERVDWIRPYLIASAPPEKERIQSPEDAKKMGESIRCILCACCVGACPISNENEKYLGPAAIVQAFRRIFDSRDKEKAERLKQMDYPDGVWACLNHYECTRVCPKEIPVTKEINLIKAEIKKTTS